The Candidatus Desulfofervidus auxilii DNA segment TTATAAGTTTCCTTCTGTGGTTTTTCCTTTTTCCTTCTGTTATTCAAGCCAAGGTAAAAGGACAATGTGCTAATTGTCATACCATGCATTATAGTCAGCATGGGGGGGTGCTTTTAGAGTGGGGTACTAAAGGGCCTTACCAGAATTTGTTGGTAAATAGTTGTGTAGGTTGTCACACAGGAGTAAATGATGGCACAAATACTATTCCTTATGTCTTTTCTGAAAGTGAACCAACTTATGGAACAAATACCCTTGCTGGTGGAAATTTTTATTGGGTAGCTAATGGGTGTGATGAGTGTGGTCACAATGTAACTGATATTCCTGGTGTAAATCAAGATAGCAATTTTAGTCAAACTCCTGGTTTTGTGAGTGGTAAAACCTGCAGTAGTTGTCATGGTAGTGGCAATATGGTGCTTACTAAATGTATATTCTGTCATGACCCAAAACATCATGCAGATGATAGTGGCACGGTTGTAGGTGATGATGAAGAAGTTAAGTATAGATTTTTAAGCTTTACTGCCTTTCATCCATATACTTATCAGCAAGGTTCATATAATTTTTATGGGGTTGCAGGTATAGAAGATGGTGATTGGGAATATACTGTAAGCTCAAGTGACCATAATGAATATTGTGGTGCTGCTAGTTCAGGGGATTATTCAGGTGCTTCTCATTCTATAAGTAGATATTGTGCTGCCTGTCATTGGGGATTTTATGGAGAGAATACTGAGCATTGGATAAGGCATCCATCAGATTATATCTTACCAAATAGTGGTGAATATGCAAATTATACAACTTATAATCCTTTAGCTCCTATAGCTAGACTTGAAAGCACTTTAACAGGTATGACAGTAGCCAGCTCAACTGTAACACTAGGAGAGGACCAAGTTTCGTGCCTTTCCTGTCATCGTCCACATGGTTCACCTTATCCAAAAATTATGCGTTGGGACTAT contains these protein-coding regions:
- a CDS encoding cytochrome c3 family protein, with the translated sequence MNWAIISFLLWFFLFPSVIQAKVKGQCANCHTMHYSQHGGVLLEWGTKGPYQNLLVNSCVGCHTGVNDGTNTIPYVFSESEPTYGTNTLAGGNFYWVANGCDECGHNVTDIPGVNQDSNFSQTPGFVSGKTCSSCHGSGNMVLTKCIFCHDPKHHADDSGTVVGDDEEVKYRFLSFTAFHPYTYQQGSYNFYGVAGIEDGDWEYTVSSSDHNEYCGAASSGDYSGASHSISRYCAACHWGFYGENTEHWIRHPSDYILPNSGEYANYTTYNPLAPIARLESTLTGMTVASSTVTLGEDQVSCLSCHRPHGSPYPKIMRWDYQGWPGSGTNGCNVCHTTKD